One window from the genome of Crateriforma spongiae encodes:
- a CDS encoding FG-GAP repeat domain-containing protein yields MLNRITTQLCVVSLLVLCQSTLTFGDQTTPQFQWSVQTVDEIQIGYGVQLEDVNGDGKRDIVLADKRTIQWYESPSWTKHVIAEDLTKRDNVCVTARDIDGDGRCEIAIGGQWNYRESVKDGAVFYLVPPQDQTQLWEPVRLHNDPSTHRMHWVRTGTDQYRLIVKPLRGKGSVDGDGPALRILEYTMPQDPREPWGYSVVSESLHLSHNFHRVNWDDDPEEELIVAAKEGVWHFDRGEDGWTPRQLTEDFAGEIRDGRLPNGKRFIVTIEPKHGSTSAVYVQSDDGGLWQRQAILDQALKDGHALACADFLGVGSDQIVVGWRAMNDPGVPGIKLFVPAADDGSRWTEQRLSAEEIAVEDLKVADMNDDGKVDIVAAARQTKNLVILFNETP; encoded by the coding sequence ATGTTGAATCGAATCACGACGCAGCTTTGCGTGGTCAGCCTCCTGGTACTCTGTCAATCGACTCTTACATTCGGCGACCAAACGACGCCCCAGTTTCAGTGGTCCGTTCAAACGGTCGATGAAATCCAAATCGGCTATGGCGTTCAATTGGAAGATGTCAACGGCGACGGCAAACGCGACATCGTGCTGGCCGACAAACGGACGATCCAGTGGTACGAAAGCCCGTCTTGGACGAAGCACGTCATCGCGGAAGACCTGACCAAGCGGGACAACGTCTGCGTCACCGCTCGTGACATCGATGGTGACGGACGCTGTGAAATCGCGATCGGAGGCCAGTGGAACTATCGCGAGAGTGTGAAGGACGGCGCAGTTTTCTATCTGGTTCCTCCCCAGGATCAAACGCAGCTTTGGGAACCGGTTCGACTGCACAATGACCCCAGCACGCATCGCATGCACTGGGTCCGAACCGGGACCGATCAATATCGTCTGATCGTCAAACCATTGCGTGGCAAGGGAAGCGTCGACGGTGACGGCCCCGCCCTGCGGATCTTGGAATACACGATGCCGCAGGATCCACGCGAGCCTTGGGGTTACTCGGTCGTCAGCGAATCGTTGCACCTTTCCCACAACTTCCACCGCGTCAATTGGGACGACGATCCCGAAGAAGAGTTGATCGTGGCGGCAAAGGAAGGCGTGTGGCACTTCGACCGCGGCGAAGATGGCTGGACACCGCGTCAGTTGACCGAGGACTTCGCCGGTGAAATCCGCGACGGACGACTGCCCAACGGAAAACGATTCATCGTGACGATTGAACCGAAACATGGTTCGACCAGCGCGGTCTACGTGCAATCAGACGACGGTGGTCTGTGGCAACGACAAGCCATCCTGGATCAGGCACTGAAGGACGGCCACGCATTGGCCTGTGCAGATTTCCTAGGTGTCGGTTCCGACCAGATTGTGGTCGGATGGCGAGCAATGAATGATCCGGGGGTGCCCGGAATCAAGTTGTTCGTTCCGGCAGCCGATGACGGATCGCGTTGGACCGAACAGAGGTTGTCCGCGGAAGAAATCGCAGTCGAAGATCTGAAGGTTGCCGACATGAATGATGACGGCAAAGTCGACATCGTCGCTGCGGCTCGTCAGACCAAGAACCTGGTGATCTTGTTCAACGAGACGCCTTGA
- a CDS encoding glycoside hydrolase family 3 protein: MFQSRVALFSLIWLVALAGVASSQNDGEIHPSIWPESESPVGLDPKIESRITKLISQMTLRQKVGQVIQADIGSIQPDDLKSYPLGSVLNGGNSAPGGDNRADAQAWLDLADAFYQASRQCDLQGGPYIPLMWGTDAVHGHNNIVGATFFPHNIGLGATRNPKLLREIGAVTAKEIRVTGQEWTFAPTIAVVRDDRWGRTYEGYSEDPAVTASYTGELIEGIQGVAGHDDFLTGAHVIATAKHFVGDGGTFGGKDQGDNQMSEEDLRDLQAAGYPVAINAGVQCVMASFSSWQGKKIHGHRGLLTDVLKGRMGFDGFIVGDWNAHGQVPGCTVTDALPVLNAGLDMFMAPDSWKGMFESLMQHAEAGEVDMARLDDAVRRILRVKLRAKLFDAGLPSTRAFAGDFDQLGKPEHRDVARRAVRQSLVLLKNNENTLPLSPSSTILVAGDGADNIGKQCGGWSLSWQGTGNSNDDFPGGTSIYDGLKAQMTAAGGDAILASEAAPGIKPDAVLVVFGEDPYAEFQGDVETLAYKPEDRSDLQLLKQYHDQGIPTVGVFLSGRPLWVNAEINATDAFVAAWLPGSEGVGVADVLLAKSDGTPQYDFQGKLPYSWPRTPDQTPLNLGDENYDPLFAYGYGLTYGDQVTVGELAESYDARNLAGRSRFFQAGRAVAPWQMTLSAGDETVAVRATRAATTDGTLQIYSADEKAQEDIRVVRWNGSGPAAFAFTSQTPVELASDQKSIRIRMRVDQPASEDVTLRLSAGGSSATVSITDRIAAAGEGQWVNLTVPMTSFSNADAALSGCSGIEIATDGRLQISVSDIDLR, encoded by the coding sequence ATGTTTCAGTCTCGAGTCGCTCTGTTTTCACTCATCTGGTTGGTCGCCCTTGCCGGCGTCGCATCGTCACAAAACGATGGCGAAATTCATCCATCGATTTGGCCAGAATCCGAAAGTCCGGTGGGCTTGGATCCGAAGATTGAATCGCGGATTACGAAGCTGATCAGCCAGATGACGCTGCGGCAGAAGGTCGGCCAGGTCATCCAGGCGGACATCGGTTCGATTCAGCCCGATGACCTGAAATCCTATCCGCTGGGGTCCGTATTGAACGGCGGCAATTCGGCACCCGGTGGCGACAATCGAGCCGATGCACAGGCGTGGCTGGATCTGGCCGACGCGTTTTACCAGGCCAGCCGTCAGTGCGATCTTCAGGGTGGCCCGTACATTCCGTTGATGTGGGGTACCGACGCCGTTCACGGTCACAACAACATCGTCGGTGCAACCTTCTTTCCGCACAACATCGGACTGGGCGCGACACGCAATCCCAAACTGTTGCGTGAGATCGGCGCCGTCACCGCCAAGGAGATTCGCGTCACCGGTCAAGAGTGGACGTTTGCGCCGACGATCGCGGTGGTGCGAGACGACCGTTGGGGACGAACCTATGAAGGTTATTCCGAAGATCCGGCGGTGACCGCCAGTTACACCGGAGAGTTGATCGAAGGCATCCAAGGCGTTGCCGGACATGACGACTTTTTGACGGGCGCTCACGTGATCGCCACGGCCAAACACTTCGTCGGCGACGGTGGCACGTTCGGCGGGAAAGACCAGGGCGACAACCAGATGTCCGAGGAAGACCTGCGTGACTTACAGGCTGCGGGCTATCCGGTGGCGATCAACGCGGGTGTCCAGTGCGTGATGGCTTCGTTTTCCAGTTGGCAAGGCAAAAAGATTCATGGCCACCGCGGTTTGCTGACGGATGTTTTGAAGGGCCGCATGGGGTTTGACGGATTCATCGTCGGCGACTGGAACGCACACGGCCAAGTCCCGGGCTGTACCGTCACCGACGCATTGCCCGTGTTAAACGCCGGCCTGGACATGTTCATGGCACCGGACAGTTGGAAGGGGATGTTCGAAAGCCTGATGCAGCATGCCGAAGCGGGCGAAGTCGACATGGCTCGACTGGATGATGCGGTCCGCCGAATCCTGCGGGTCAAGTTGCGGGCCAAGCTGTTCGATGCCGGCTTGCCATCGACCCGCGCGTTCGCAGGCGACTTTGACCAGCTTGGAAAACCTGAACATCGTGACGTCGCCCGCCGAGCCGTCCGACAATCGCTGGTCTTGCTAAAGAACAACGAGAACACGTTGCCGTTATCACCTTCGTCCACGATCCTGGTCGCCGGCGATGGAGCGGACAACATCGGCAAACAGTGTGGGGGTTGGTCGTTGTCTTGGCAGGGCACGGGCAACAGCAACGATGATTTTCCCGGCGGCACATCGATTTACGACGGGTTAAAAGCACAGATGACGGCAGCGGGCGGCGACGCGATCCTTGCGTCCGAAGCGGCCCCCGGGATCAAACCCGACGCGGTTCTGGTCGTCTTTGGCGAAGACCCGTATGCCGAATTCCAAGGCGACGTCGAAACATTGGCGTACAAGCCGGAAGACCGCTCCGATCTGCAGTTGTTGAAACAATATCACGATCAGGGTATCCCGACGGTCGGCGTGTTCCTGTCGGGACGACCGCTGTGGGTGAACGCAGAAATCAACGCGACCGATGCTTTCGTCGCCGCTTGGCTGCCCGGTTCGGAGGGCGTGGGTGTCGCCGACGTTTTGCTGGCGAAATCCGATGGCACGCCACAATATGACTTCCAAGGCAAACTGCCCTATTCCTGGCCGCGGACTCCGGACCAAACGCCGCTGAATTTGGGCGATGAAAACTACGATCCGTTGTTCGCGTATGGTTACGGCTTGACGTACGGCGATCAGGTGACCGTTGGCGAACTGGCCGAATCATACGACGCCCGAAACCTGGCCGGTCGGTCCCGATTTTTCCAGGCGGGTCGCGCGGTCGCGCCATGGCAGATGACGCTGTCGGCGGGTGACGAAACCGTGGCCGTTCGTGCCACCCGAGCCGCAACGACCGATGGGACCTTGCAGATCTATTCTGCCGACGAAAAGGCTCAGGAAGACATCCGCGTCGTTCGCTGGAACGGATCAGGTCCGGCCGCTTTTGCCTTCACGTCGCAAACGCCCGTGGAATTGGCGTCCGACCAAAAGTCGATCCGAATTCGGATGCGTGTCGACCAACCGGCCAGCGAAGACGTGACGCTGCGTCTATCGGCGGGCGGTTCATCCGCCACGGTGTCGATCACTGACCGGATCGCAGCGGCCGGTGAGGGACAGTGGGTGAATTTGACGGTCCCGATGACGTCGTTCTCCAATGCCGACGCCGCCCTTTCCGGTTGCTCGGGGATCGAGATCGCCACCGATGGGCGTCTGCAGATCAGCGTTTCCGACATCGATTTGCGGTAA
- a CDS encoding sulfatase family protein has protein sequence MNDVPIRELIGLLAIAVASTLAGANARGADTSHSQSDRPNVVFFIADDMLPRHFNCLAEGKGRNLTPNLDRLAGEGVVMMNQYCASPICTPSRYNVLTGTYASRATNPAFLQTTKDNGGQTKVEFNTHIMQDTPTLPRMLKQAGYETAMVGKNHVVEVAGLKTFPDFDASAKAPENVARLKANHDKVCQAIREVGFDYVDRVYHNNPHFLGLHEVAVQNMEWITEGAVNFLDQDHDRPFFLYIATTVPHGPTNGPQSWNADPLISPLGYLDRVPDVQPARQTIPKRIRTAGLSVNDDTCNLLWLDDALGALIEKLEQTHQLQNTVIFFYSDHGQKAKGTLYEGGVHNPSIVWRPGGFPVGSTSDAIVHVVDFAPTIVQIAGLDPSTGAFDGESFLGYLNGMPEPSDRVLYFELGYTRAVRKGSWKYLAVRYPAEIENMSMEQRTRILENWNAARRRRHVRIVTEDPSLPFSHLTAIPGGGDAESGSTGSLPGYHDRDQLYNLDEDPGERNNLAGVPEYAGKLREMKQILNAHVSRLPGTFGEFGK, from the coding sequence ATGAACGACGTACCGATTCGGGAACTCATCGGATTGTTGGCGATCGCCGTCGCATCGACCCTCGCCGGTGCGAACGCGCGGGGCGCGGATACGAGTCATTCCCAGTCCGATCGGCCCAACGTCGTCTTCTTCATTGCCGATGACATGCTGCCGCGTCACTTCAATTGCTTGGCCGAAGGCAAAGGACGCAATCTGACACCGAATCTGGATCGGTTGGCGGGCGAGGGCGTGGTGATGATGAACCAGTATTGCGCTTCGCCGATTTGTACCCCGAGCCGTTACAACGTTTTGACCGGTACCTATGCCAGTCGCGCGACGAACCCCGCTTTCCTGCAAACCACCAAGGACAATGGTGGTCAGACCAAGGTGGAGTTCAACACGCACATCATGCAGGACACGCCGACGCTGCCGCGAATGCTAAAGCAGGCGGGCTATGAAACTGCGATGGTCGGGAAGAATCACGTGGTCGAGGTCGCGGGGTTGAAGACGTTTCCGGATTTTGATGCCAGTGCCAAGGCCCCCGAAAACGTTGCACGTTTGAAAGCCAATCATGACAAGGTTTGCCAGGCAATTCGTGAGGTTGGATTCGATTACGTTGATCGTGTTTATCACAACAACCCGCACTTCTTGGGGCTTCACGAAGTCGCGGTGCAGAACATGGAATGGATCACCGAAGGGGCGGTCAACTTTCTGGACCAGGATCATGATCGCCCATTCTTTCTGTACATCGCGACGACTGTTCCTCATGGTCCCACCAATGGTCCGCAATCATGGAACGCCGATCCGCTAATTTCGCCACTTGGTTATTTGGATCGTGTTCCCGATGTCCAACCCGCGCGACAAACAATTCCAAAACGAATTCGCACAGCCGGGCTTTCGGTCAACGACGACACGTGCAATCTGTTGTGGCTGGACGACGCGTTGGGCGCACTGATCGAGAAGTTGGAACAGACCCATCAGTTACAGAACACGGTCATTTTTTTTTACAGCGATCACGGTCAGAAAGCCAAAGGCACCTTGTACGAAGGCGGCGTGCACAACCCCAGCATTGTGTGGCGACCGGGCGGTTTCCCGGTCGGATCGACCAGTGATGCGATCGTTCACGTCGTCGATTTTGCACCGACCATCGTGCAAATCGCCGGACTGGATCCATCGACGGGGGCTTTCGATGGTGAGAGCTTTCTGGGTTATCTGAACGGAATGCCCGAACCCAGCGATCGCGTCTTGTATTTCGAGCTGGGTTACACCCGCGCCGTCCGGAAAGGATCGTGGAAGTACTTGGCGGTGCGGTACCCGGCCGAAATTGAAAACATGTCGATGGAACAGCGGACACGAATTCTGGAAAACTGGAACGCCGCCCGGCGACGGCGGCATGTTCGGATCGTGACCGAAGACCCGAGTCTGCCGTTCAGCCATCTGACCGCGATCCCCGGTGGCGGTGATGCCGAAAGCGGTTCGACAGGCAGTCTGCCGGGATACCATGACCGCGACCAGCTGTACAACTTGGACGAAGATCCGGGCGAGCGGAACAACTTGGCCGGCGTGCCGGAGTACGCGGGAAAGCTGCGTGAGATGAAACAGATATTGAACGCCCATGTATCGCGACTTCCGGGAACGTTCGGCGAGTTCGGAAAGTAG
- a CDS encoding phosphatase PAP2 family protein translates to MPSDCEWEIRSPPLKSKRPEQSTLWHRVMDDHRNYYGMKSLRMLAGGFLAGAAIANTQLDHEIQDHFQSSVRGATSDEWFEFLHANKELGNGIYTLPVFAGAWALGEYFHDSPPLAVSSEWGERSLRSFLVGAPPLILAQKLTGGSRPIEDGVDSSHWSPWADNNGVSGHAFMSSLPFINAAKMTENRWLKTTYYAGSLLGPLSRVNDDAHYPSQVALGWWMAFVAASAVDRTQFADGRLQLYPMATSDGYGALFEFTY, encoded by the coding sequence TTGCCATCCGACTGTGAATGGGAAATCCGCTCGCCGCCGCTGAAATCGAAGCGTCCCGAGCAATCGACGCTTTGGCACCGAGTCATGGACGACCACCGAAACTATTACGGAATGAAATCGCTTCGCATGCTTGCGGGCGGTTTCTTGGCGGGCGCGGCCATTGCCAACACGCAACTGGATCACGAGATTCAAGACCACTTTCAATCCAGCGTGCGCGGCGCGACCAGTGACGAGTGGTTCGAGTTTCTTCACGCGAACAAGGAATTGGGCAATGGGATCTATACATTGCCTGTTTTTGCCGGCGCTTGGGCGCTAGGAGAATACTTTCACGACTCGCCACCGTTGGCCGTATCGTCGGAGTGGGGTGAGCGATCACTGCGTTCCTTTTTGGTGGGGGCACCGCCACTCATCTTGGCTCAAAAGTTGACCGGTGGCTCTCGCCCTATCGAAGACGGAGTTGACTCGTCCCATTGGAGTCCCTGGGCGGACAACAACGGGGTCAGCGGGCATGCATTCATGTCGTCGTTGCCTTTCATCAACGCGGCAAAGATGACGGAGAACCGATGGCTGAAAACTACCTACTACGCAGGTTCACTTCTCGGTCCGCTTTCACGTGTCAACGACGACGCTCATTATCCGTCTCAGGTTGCCCTGGGCTGGTGGATGGCCTTTGTGGCGGCCAGTGCCGTGGACCGCACACAATTCGCTGACGGTCGTCTGCAACTTTATCCGATGGCCACATCGGATGGATATGGTGCTCTGTTCGAGTTCACCTATTGA
- a CDS encoding patatin-like phospholipase family protein encodes MKIALAFSGGGVRATVFHLGVLARLARQDLLGNVSTLSSVSGGSLAAGLVLSRSGYRWPSSEEYLRHVVPEIHQLLTTQDVQRSFVFKSLTFPWRLARGRASVLGDTLRRHWGIDGKLADLPESPRIIINATCYQTGKNWRFQRDVMGDYQTKYVRNPDFRLSHALAASAAVPGLIGSLVVKTRDHRWAEHQQDRWQVVEPGYKRLNLWDGGVYDNLGVESLFKPGAGLREGTDFLLVSDASRALAGTPRRSKAHPGYVEASLRLVDVATDQIRSLRARMLIDFFQQNPGCGAYLRLGLRSKGSDARSRLNGQDALTEDEVKRVADMETTLRRLSHGEFSLLFRHGYEVADATMVKHGDKLLRTQPQDHVQFKAA; translated from the coding sequence ATGAAGATTGCACTCGCGTTTTCCGGCGGCGGCGTTCGTGCCACCGTGTTTCACCTCGGCGTGCTCGCGCGTCTTGCCCGTCAAGACTTGCTGGGCAATGTGAGCACGCTCAGCAGTGTTTCCGGTGGCAGCCTGGCGGCCGGTCTTGTCCTGTCACGATCGGGTTACCGTTGGCCGTCCAGCGAAGAATACCTGCGTCACGTCGTGCCCGAGATTCACCAGTTGCTGACGACACAGGACGTCCAGCGGTCGTTTGTTTTCAAATCGCTGACGTTCCCTTGGCGTCTTGCACGTGGCAGAGCATCGGTCCTGGGCGACACGCTGCGTAGGCACTGGGGTATCGACGGCAAATTGGCCGACCTGCCCGAATCACCCCGCATCATCATCAACGCCACGTGCTACCAAACGGGAAAAAACTGGCGTTTCCAGCGCGACGTGATGGGGGACTACCAAACCAAGTACGTGCGCAATCCTGACTTTCGTCTTTCGCACGCTCTGGCCGCATCCGCAGCCGTTCCCGGTTTGATCGGTTCTCTGGTCGTCAAAACACGCGACCACCGATGGGCCGAGCATCAACAGGATCGTTGGCAAGTCGTCGAGCCAGGTTACAAACGCTTGAACTTGTGGGATGGCGGTGTGTACGACAACCTTGGCGTCGAATCATTGTTCAAGCCCGGTGCCGGTCTGCGTGAAGGAACCGACTTTCTATTGGTCAGCGATGCCTCACGTGCACTTGCGGGCACCCCACGCCGATCCAAAGCACATCCGGGTTATGTGGAGGCATCCTTGCGACTGGTCGACGTTGCGACGGATCAGATCCGCAGTCTTCGCGCCCGCATGCTGATCGACTTCTTCCAACAGAATCCCGGATGCGGAGCCTATCTGCGATTGGGGCTGCGCAGCAAAGGCAGCGACGCCCGCAGCCGATTGAACGGCCAGGATGCGTTGACCGAAGACGAAGTCAAACGGGTTGCCGACATGGAAACCACGTTGCGACGACTCAGCCACGGCGAATTCAGCTTGCTGTTTCGACACGGTTACGAGGTCGCCGACGCAACGATGGTCAAGCACGGGGACAAGTTGCTGCGAACACAACCACAAGATCACGTCCAGTTCAAAGCGGCCTAG
- a CDS encoding sulfatase family protein: protein MLSIQHTTVGLRLMAGLLLVVASAAPSLAAEKPNILIIFTDDQGYADLGCYGSPTNKTPRLDQLAAEGTRFTSFYSQTVCGPSRSALLTGRQPIRSRGWGMPASEITFAELIRPAGYQTACIGKWDVSNRKAIIERMPLAQGFDYYFGTLGANDNGKVAFHENDEPAGSTRDMGSLTELYTDKAIDFLRQRRDPDKPFILYVAHTMMHTIIDASDRFRGTSDGGLYGDVVEEFDFQTGRLLDVVDELGLRDDTLVIYTSDNGPWNQDKYTKRKKGHPEGSIFWGDAGPLRNGKGSPYEAGYRLPCIVRWPGKVPAGRVSDAIFATIDFMPTFANLAGYAIPDDRRIDGIDQTDLLLGKRDTGRDFFYFSRAGVRQGRWKYLKADAHFHGYAVEDDRPKAEELYDLAADLGEQQNLAAKYPDKVAELRDLMRSIEGTDALRPQDSIR from the coding sequence ATGCTATCCATTCAACATACTACCGTCGGTTTGCGACTGATGGCCGGCCTGTTGTTGGTCGTTGCTTCGGCGGCACCATCGCTGGCGGCGGAAAAGCCAAACATTCTGATCATCTTCACCGATGACCAGGGCTACGCCGATCTTGGCTGCTACGGCAGTCCAACAAACAAGACGCCGCGACTGGACCAATTGGCCGCGGAAGGGACACGATTCACGTCGTTCTATTCGCAAACGGTATGCGGCCCCTCACGGTCCGCTCTCTTGACGGGCCGTCAACCGATTCGCAGCCGCGGCTGGGGAATGCCGGCTTCGGAGATCACGTTTGCCGAACTGATTCGCCCTGCCGGATATCAAACGGCATGCATTGGTAAATGGGATGTTTCCAATCGCAAAGCGATCATCGAACGCATGCCTCTGGCACAGGGGTTTGACTATTACTTTGGAACGCTGGGCGCAAACGACAACGGCAAAGTCGCCTTTCACGAGAACGATGAACCGGCCGGCTCGACCCGCGACATGGGAAGCCTGACCGAGCTTTACACTGACAAAGCGATCGACTTTCTTCGGCAACGTCGAGATCCGGACAAGCCGTTCATTCTGTACGTCGCCCATACGATGATGCACACCATCATCGATGCCTCGGACCGTTTCCGCGGCACGTCGGACGGCGGACTTTACGGTGATGTGGTCGAAGAGTTCGATTTTCAAACGGGGCGACTGCTTGATGTCGTCGATGAACTCGGCCTGCGTGACGACACGCTGGTGATCTACACCAGCGACAATGGACCATGGAATCAAGACAAGTACACGAAACGGAAGAAGGGGCATCCCGAGGGATCGATCTTTTGGGGCGACGCCGGCCCGCTGCGAAATGGTAAAGGGTCTCCCTACGAAGCCGGCTATCGCCTGCCTTGCATCGTGCGGTGGCCCGGCAAGGTGCCTGCGGGAAGAGTGAGTGATGCCATTTTTGCCACGATCGACTTCATGCCGACATTTGCCAACCTTGCAGGCTACGCGATTCCCGACGACCGCCGAATCGACGGAATCGATCAGACCGATCTGTTGCTGGGTAAACGAGATACCGGACGAGACTTCTTTTACTTCTCGCGTGCGGGCGTTCGGCAAGGTCGCTGGAAATACTTGAAAGCCGACGCGCATTTCCATGGTTACGCCGTTGAAGACGATCGTCCGAAAGCCGAAGAGCTTTATGACTTAGCCGCCGATCTAGGCGAGCAGCAAAACCTTGCAGCAAAGTATCCAGACAAGGTCGCAGAACTACGCGACCTGATGCGTTCGATCGAAGGCACTGACGCCCTCCGGCCACAAGACAGCATCCGTTGA
- a CDS encoding glycoside hydrolase family 32 protein: MFVQRVDAQTPARPDLLVADFEGADYGAWKVEGDAFGTAPANGTLKGQMQVSGFRGQRLVNSFHQGDRSTGTLTSPPITIERRYLTFLIGGGGHAGKTCMNLQIGGQTVLTATGTNTRPGGSEALQPAFWDVGEYEGQTAKIQVVDSATGGWGHINVDHIVQSDTKPRLPDFAAREKTFTIDHRYLIIPIENKPKAQGRIQVFVDDQEVRRYALNIATSAETTDWYAFFTLDAYRGQTARVVANKVTAEGFALVRPSDHIPGEDDFYHEPHRPQFHFTQKVGWNNDPNGMVYHDGTWHLFFQHNPVALPWGNMTWGHATSKDLLHWQQHPNKLFPKTMAQGDCFSGGATVDQHNTAGWGENTLVAFLTDTGAGESIAYSQDGGKTFTWYEDNPVVEHKGRDPKVIWYAYDDADSPLNDAAKKLGGHWVMVVYDEHPEHKRNAAFYTSTDLKDWTEQSHLPGYYECTELFELPVDDQQDNTRWVVFAADAKYAIGTFDGRVFTPEHEGKHQVHWGPYYASQTFDNAPDGRKIQMGWLRVSSPGPYNQHFSFPHRLTLRTTEDGIRMFAQPIEEITQLWASSHRAEPQPMIGDQPVRLPVESDLLDVRVSFEVGTAKTVKLEIPGRTIVYDAKAQTLNDVPLKTINGRVDIQVLADRSLTEIIGNDGRVFISGSGPAKIGGTEITISAIGGNAKLLRLDAHELKSIWNQ, from the coding sequence ATGTTTGTGCAACGTGTCGACGCGCAAACTCCGGCGCGTCCCGATCTTCTGGTCGCCGACTTTGAAGGAGCGGACTATGGCGCGTGGAAAGTCGAGGGTGACGCGTTTGGTACCGCCCCGGCCAACGGAACTTTGAAGGGACAAATGCAAGTCAGCGGCTTTCGTGGCCAGCGTTTGGTCAATTCATTTCATCAAGGCGATCGCAGCACCGGAACGCTGACATCACCGCCGATCACCATCGAACGACGCTACCTGACGTTTCTGATTGGTGGTGGCGGGCACGCGGGCAAGACTTGTATGAATCTGCAGATCGGCGGACAAACAGTGCTTACCGCGACGGGTACCAACACGCGTCCGGGCGGCAGCGAAGCATTGCAACCTGCTTTCTGGGACGTCGGCGAATACGAGGGCCAGACGGCGAAGATTCAAGTCGTCGACTCCGCGACCGGTGGATGGGGGCACATCAATGTCGACCACATTGTCCAGTCCGATACGAAACCGAGGCTGCCCGATTTTGCGGCTCGCGAAAAGACGTTCACGATCGATCATCGGTACCTCATCATCCCCATTGAGAACAAGCCAAAGGCCCAGGGTCGGATTCAAGTCTTTGTCGACGACCAAGAGGTTCGTCGTTATGCGTTGAATATCGCAACGTCGGCGGAAACGACCGACTGGTACGCGTTCTTTACGTTGGATGCCTATCGCGGCCAGACGGCTCGCGTTGTGGCCAACAAAGTGACCGCGGAAGGATTTGCGCTAGTCCGACCATCGGATCACATTCCAGGTGAAGACGACTTCTATCACGAACCCCACCGGCCTCAGTTTCATTTCACGCAAAAGGTCGGCTGGAACAATGATCCCAACGGGATGGTCTATCACGACGGCACATGGCACTTGTTCTTCCAGCACAATCCGGTGGCCCTGCCTTGGGGAAACATGACATGGGGTCATGCGACCAGCAAAGACCTGCTGCACTGGCAACAGCATCCCAACAAACTGTTTCCCAAAACGATGGCCCAAGGTGACTGCTTCTCTGGCGGTGCCACGGTGGATCAGCACAACACGGCCGGTTGGGGCGAAAACACGTTGGTCGCTTTTCTAACCGATACGGGTGCCGGCGAATCGATCGCGTACAGCCAAGACGGCGGGAAGACGTTCACGTGGTACGAAGACAACCCGGTTGTCGAACACAAAGGTCGCGATCCCAAAGTCATTTGGTACGCCTACGATGACGCCGACTCGCCACTGAACGATGCGGCAAAGAAGTTGGGTGGCCACTGGGTCATGGTCGTCTACGACGAACATCCGGAACACAAACGCAACGCAGCGTTCTATACGTCGACGGATCTGAAAGATTGGACCGAACAGAGTCATCTGCCCGGGTACTATGAGTGCACCGAATTGTTCGAATTGCCCGTGGACGACCAGCAAGACAACACACGCTGGGTCGTGTTCGCCGCCGATGCCAAGTATGCGATCGGAACGTTTGACGGCCGCGTATTCACTCCCGAACACGAAGGCAAACACCAAGTCCACTGGGGACCGTACTACGCATCACAAACGTTTGACAATGCCCCCGACGGCCGGAAGATTCAGATGGGCTGGCTCCGAGTTTCTTCGCCTGGTCCGTACAACCAACACTTCAGCTTTCCGCATCGCCTGACCCTGCGAACGACCGAAGACGGCATCCGAATGTTCGCCCAGCCGATCGAGGAGATCACACAACTGTGGGCGTCCAGCCATCGCGCAGAACCACAGCCGATGATCGGCGACCAACCGGTTCGGTTACCTGTGGAAAGCGACCTACTGGACGTGCGTGTCTCCTTTGAGGTCGGGACGGCCAAAACAGTCAAGCTTGAGATCCCAGGGCGTACGATCGTCTACGATGCGAAGGCACAAACGTTGAACGACGTTCCGTTGAAGACGATCAACGGCCGCGTTGACATTCAAGTCCTGGCCGACCGCAGCCTGACCGAAATCATCGGCAACGACGGACGCGTTTTCATCAGCGGAAGCGGTCCGGCCAAGATCGGCGGGACGGAGATAACTATTTCCGCGATTGGTGGAAACGCCAAGCTTCTTCGGCTCGATGCCCACGAACTGAAATCCATCTGGAACCAATAG